The region ataaagATGATAGCAAGAATTTGATTCTGAGACGATTGCTAGCATAGCGCATCTGAGCCTAAATTTCTCCCCGAATTGCTATATAACTTAccgagaatatttattacaattttgaagCACCTGACGCAAAAGTATAAAGTGCAAGTAATTATTAAGAAGCGCATTAAAGtagttttgaaaagtttcagaTAAACAATTTTCTCACGCTGACAGAATGCATCTTTTTTCTGCGTTTTGctcaaaatttattctaaacttctgaaattttcagcaaTTTCTCCGaagtgttataatttttatttacagcGAAAATTGGAGAAATGACAAACTTCTCGTTCGTACACTATCGGAACAATACGCCAGGATCAACGTCGCACTATGCTATATATCAAATGGGACTTGACCAACCATAAAATTCGTCTTGTATTATACACAGAAGTTAACTGTTTTATCATCAGGATCCGTATAGTTACTTGAATTACAATCGTCACGCGAGAGTTAGGTCTTTTATAATCAGCCTCTCTAAAgttgagtgaattttattagGGACCGTCGAATTATTGGCGCTGTGGTACCAGACGTGAGATTCCATCTACGACTTTCATCGCTCCATTGATATGACGCGATTGGTGGTAACAAGATTAGTCCTAGCACACGGATCTTGATCTGCAAGTCTGCAGCGAAACACGTTATCGCAAATAATCAGCATACGTGCAAGCGCATATTGCGTAGGCGCACATACACGCAGAATAACGTTGAGCGAAGAACGAGGCGACATTTGAATGTTCCGGAGTCGGCAACGCGCAGCCGCGGCTTGGGATTCAAGCTTCGTTGGCAATAGCCTACCGTACTCAAAATGGCAGAGGGGTCAGAGCTTGTTCTCTTCGATTTACGGACTGTCCACGACAATTTCGACCGGGCATTAATACAGGACGATGACGTGGACATTAAAATGTACCTCGCGGCCTACAACGAACTTTACAAGTGAGTTTAAGACCCTTGAATATCCATACTCTGAATATTTTCCCGGGCCAAGGTTACTTCATAGTCTGCTGGCGCTGACAGCCAACAGCTATCTTTACGCCTATGGGATCCGTGTTAACTGTTGGGACCACGTGACACGTGTTACACGTTCCCGATTAGGTCGAAATCGAAACGTTCGAATTTCAACTACCGTTGTCTATTTGTCCCGCAGATTCTTTCAACTTATGGGCTCGGTATTCAGCTTTGTCTCTTCGGActtgaaacagaaaatagaTATTTTGGCCGAGCTGATTTCCAAGGATGAGGAAAATTTTGTCACAATAAAATCGATGATACAACATGAGACggagaataatttattacagaaGGCAGACTACACGAACGGTAGTCGTACGTTACTGAGACTCCACAGAGGCCTGGGTAAATAGATCGAGCTTACTGAaagttttcatattttcaaattctgaattatttaattaacgtATATGAAACTAGCGCGTTCGATTCCTCCGACATATTTCCATATTTCTAACTTAATTGAGTGAGATGTTTGTCGCCTTTGAATTTCAGACTTCATCTCGGAATTTTTACGACAATTAGGCGAGTTGTCGGACGGTGATAAAACATCGGCATGCTGTCAAGACGCGTATAACAAAACACTTGCCAAACACCATCCATGGATTATACGAAAGGGTGCGGTTGTTGCCATGTATGCCATGCCGACAAGAGAACTTTTATTTAAAAAGGTATGCACTCGAGAATTCGACTTTAGTGAATATGATCAGACCGAGTAGTTTACCGATCTGAATCTCTTAACAAATTTATCATTCATCCAATCTCTTTATCGATCGTATTTTAATGCAAAAGAGTGATAATTTGGTTATTTATAGGTATCTTGATTATGTGAATTGCTGACAATCGATCTCGTATACTATAATGcaagtatataaaaaatctaacttttcatttcttgaCTCGAGTTCATTTAATCCTCTCAGTTTagaaattctttaaaaaaaaagttttacgaaATGTTACATTGTTGGCATATATTCGGAACAAGCTTATAAGTAGAGAAATCAAACTCAAACTTGAATAGGCCTGTAgagtaaaaaattcgattattaaaaaaaaaaaaattgatctaaCCGTACATTTAACTCCTTACACTATACGCTTCTATATTTTTTGGTttgattgcaaatttttttttttttttaacttgaatttattatatcgTGAGACACTGCAGTTTTGAAATGGTAATTAACGAATGCCTCGGAATTCCTTCGTCTTACGgttgttattttcaaatatagtaTACCGTCTTGAagcattaaaaattaaaaatcttccAGTAGATTAGCGGTTCTTGACTTTTTACTAGGTGACTTTATTTTTAGCGGAAAATGGACGCTGTGAAAAAGAATCATTATAACATGATATAATTGAGCCTTTTCTTGAATCAATAAgtctttcaaaatatttcagacagcGATAGTAATCGGCATCcgcaaatttattcaattaaaccgaaaatttatcatatttgTATCACTTTGTATGACTTTGTAGATAATCTTAAGAGCACTATTTTTCAAGTATCaacatatttgtaaattttcacagGTTTGCGGAGACAACGTTCAACGTAACCTAGATGTATTACCAAAAATGTTACAAGTTACTGCCGACGTATTCAAGAGGACGGATAAGCTTTACGAAATTAATAACCTACATGCTTTGCCTTAAGAATACagaatatgtattatacatacatattgaTACGCATTTACGTATCTGTTTTAAATTGCCCGAACTTCCCATAAAAATACATGCGTAAGGGAAAAAAAGGTGTCAAAACGACGTAATTGACAAGATTTGCAATTACAAACCGCGATCGTTCACCGCAAAGAAAACTTGAGCTTATCTTTATAGACATTCACGTGACTGCACAGCCGATTAAATTCCATCGTCGAGATCCCAGAActctaaattttttcgattataatattgaaatgcgCCACTTTGCCTTCCTTGCAAATGATTCAttgcagttgattttcaatacAAAATGAGAACATTCCTTTTGTGATATTAttctgtataaaattttgaaagtaaaataaaaaaaaatcatgacacacatacacgtatacattAACGTAAGTTCATCTGCATCGAATATTTAGCTCAAGACTCACTAGCTGAAACATAGTACAAAGCCAAATGCGCATATAATTGGTTTCCTGctgcgataaaaaatattcgctGATTGCATCGCACAATGACGTGTATACTTAATTGTAATTCTAACCACATTGCTCCCTGCATTAACACCGATTTCACCGCCGCTGTCATATGATTATCGCGTCGATATAAGCATCTTGATTACGATGTTAAGTATACCGTTATCTTATCTTCAAGCGAACCACTCTGCTCTGTTGTAAAACGAAATTAGAAGTAATGCTCTGAATGACAGaagttaaataaaataaagaaaatgcaGAGGCAAAGCGAGGAAAAGTAAGTGTTTTACAAAAAGACTTGGAGATATGCAAAATGCCATTCCAGTTCCGTGGTGGgcattttttgttattttttctttgcttatTCCCATATGGATACTTCAACAAAACGTCATAGACAATTTTATTAGTTTCCTGGTGATTTCGGAGTTATTCAAATAACTTGATCCGAAGTTTtctataatttaaaaaatttttttttgtgcgaaaATCTTCATTTCCGGTActaaaaaacttttgttttataaattctctgcagaatttcaatttacacCTAATacagtaatatatatatatttttttttgatgattgCGGAATCGAACTTAATTCATTACGAATTTAACTATACTCCACAAGATTTGAACTAATCATCACTGGGTGGCAACATAATTACTAGATGCCAAAGGATGTCACGTTACTAATATTCACCAAACATAAGTGTGTGGTcatagaaagaagaaaaactcgTATCCTCACAAATCTGAAATTACACGTACGTGCGCACTGGCACTGCACTTCCACGAGTCACTCGCTATACATGTGCATGGTTATAAGTACGTAAAATTGTTTTGCCAAATAAcgagaaaatgataaatgtCGTACTTAATAAACAGCGATGTtgcttataaaattaaaacgatAATTTCTTTCGCCCCATGTATTTCTTCATGACAATTGGTGTTAGCTGGTAGAATTAGTACTCGATGaaattgttgtataaaaatcGTCCGTCATCAGCATACCTAATTAAGCAACAgatcaaagaaaaatttattatgcTATGAAAATTTCCACCACAACAACACAGAAATATAGAATTATagtcgttgaaaaattttcttacattcaAAGTCTAATTTTACAAGGTATTCAATTTAGTTTCGAATCGCAAATAAGTAGTTTGTAAAGAATGatccaaaaatttcacaaacacAAATGCATTCATCTTCTACTTACCAGCGATGCAAGCGGTCATGAAGCACACCGCGCTTCCAGTGATAAAAGCACGAACAGCCACGCTAGAAATCTGCGCCCTTTTCTCCGGTGCCATGGAAGCAAGTGCTCCGATCATGATGCCGACTGATCCGGGATTTGAAAAACCGCAAATCGCGTATGTTGCGATAGCTTCGGTTCTTGGTGAGAGCATATTCTGTTCTTTGTACTCTCCCATCCTTTGGTAGGCGACAAACTCGTTGACGATAGTTTTCAATCCAATCAATGTCGCCACGGCTTCACATTCATCCCATGGCACTCCCATGACCCAACTTAatggtatgaaaattttcgagaggAACCACTGAAGCAGACATCGATGgttttttgaattaatttatcaCTTCGTGAAGACTACATGAGGTTCAAATACCTACCTCGAAGTTTATATCTTCGTAGCCGACCAATTCTCCCAGCCAAGAAACTATGCCGTTTAGAAAAGCGACTGCCGAAACAAACGCCACAATGTTCGCTATAATTCCCAGGTATATTGCTATTCCTACATTTGCACCCTTCGAAGCGGCGTCCAAGATACTGGTATCCTCGCTGGAATAGTCATGGAACATGGTTAGTAATGACCCGAATTAAATTCGCCATTGAATTGTAAAGATGCACTTAAATATTTCGTTTGAGTGAATTGTTTGTTTGCAGACTGAAGTTATTAACAACGCCCACAATGACTGCCGATAATAAACAAACAACATAGGTAGGTCAGTGTGATGTTTAGTCTCAAGTTCACCATTTCGCATAGCACTGTCGATACCTTATCAAGcttaatttgtgaaaattacgATCGCTCACAGTTCTCAAGTGCTTGGCTTTTTGTGTCAAACTTAATCTAATCCCCAATCAATGACTTACGATTTCTTCAACTCGATGTTCTGTCGGGTTGTTTTACTATTCTCCGTCTCCGGGTAGAACAATTTGGAATAGCACAGTGCTGCTGGAGCTGACATCACTGAGGCAGTAATTAGATGAGCAGGTTGAGCTCCAAATCTGATATAGGCAGCCAATACAGTTCCTATTGTATCAATCGTAAAATTCTAATCAAACTCCGACCAACTTCTAAAAGATTGTTCTTGGATAGAACATGCTTTGAGTTTGTAGATACCCACCGGACACAGTAGCAAAGCCCGACGCCATGACGGTGTGTATTTCCGAAGAGGTCAAACTACTGATGTACGGCTTAATCAGAAGTGGCGACTCTGACTGCAGGCAAAATAGAGAAGATTAACAGCCAGGAGGAATGGTTAACGGCGGAAATCCCTCGATAAGAAATTGAATGGTtgtgagaaaaacaaaaacaagtgaTTTTAGTCACCATGCTCAGAAATATATTGGCTACAGCAGTTATCGATTCGCAGACCGTCGTTCCCATGACAGACTGCAAAAGCCCCCCTAGCTTCATAACCACAAATTGCATTGTGCCAAGGTAGTAAAGAATCTGGATGAAGAAgctgaagaagaagatgaCGG is a window of Neodiprion fabricii isolate iyNeoFabr1 chromosome 6, iyNeoFabr1.1, whole genome shotgun sequence DNA encoding:
- the LOC124185392 gene encoding ceramide-1-phosphate transfer protein isoform X1, with product MAEGSELVLFDLRTVHDNFDRALIQDDDVDIKMYLAAYNELYKFFQLMGSVFSFVSSDLKQKIDILAELISKDEENFVTIKSMIQHETENNLLQKADYTNGSRTLLRLHRGLDFISEFLRQLGELSDGDKTSACCQDAYNKTLAKHHPWIIRKGAVVAMYAMPTRELLFKKVCGDNVQRNLDVLPKMLQVTADVFKRTDKLYEINNLHALP
- the LOC124185392 gene encoding ceramide-1-phosphate transfer protein isoform X2, producing the protein MAEGSELVLFDLRTVHDNFDRALIQDDDVDIKMYLAAYNELYKFFQLMGSVFSFVSSDLKQKIDILAELISKDEENFVTIKSMIQHETENNLLQKADYTNGSRTLLRLHRGLDFISEFLRQLGELSDGDKTSACCQDAYNKTLAKHHPWIIRKGAVVAMYAMPTRELLFKKVS
- the LOC124185380 gene encoding solute carrier family 28 member 3, with amino-acid sequence MPGVTNKAFTEEEESCRRYDENSLQIPLEQKGTQVYSAENESDKRENIEDDKMPELNAGCFATGRNAIGATFSKHPKIFKLVWVLVLNVGVFVYFGFATRYWWVTYGSLSGQWCEGYGLLIILFVITYGSFFYVYIIRRYFGRRIAKCLRPLGRCWKSFTAIKCVERFGSTVFYLAILLAVLVFMVIDTVDSRDRLISLLGVFVLLGLGFIFSKHPAYINWTPVFWGIILQFCFGLFTIRWSVGRAIFQCISDKMATFLNYTVEGATFVFSETLVSTYAVFAFASLPVIFFFSFFIQILYYLGTMQFVVMKLGGLLQSVMGTTVCESITAVANIFLSMSESPLLIKPYISSLTSSEIHTVMASGFATVSGTVLAAYIRFGAQPAHLITASVMSAPAALCYSKLFYPETENSKTTRQNIELKKSEDTSILDAASKGANVGIAIYLGIIANIVAFVSAVAFLNGIVSWLGELVGYEDINFEWFLSKIFIPLSWVMGVPWDECEAVATLIGLKTIVNEFVAYQRMGEYKEQNMLSPRTEAIATYAICGFSNPGSVGIMIGALASMAPEKRAQISSVAVRAFITGSAVCFMTACIAGMLMTDDFYTTISSSTNSTS